Part of the Notamacropus eugenii isolate mMacEug1 chromosome 5, mMacEug1.pri_v2, whole genome shotgun sequence genome is shown below.
TCTTCATTCACTCTCTGTCACTGATGGAGTCAGCTGTACTCCTGGCTATGGCCTTTGACCGCTATGTAGCAATCTGTAATCCTCTGAGGTATGCCACCATCCTCACCTCACGGCGTATTATTCACATAGGATTAGTTTTACTTTGTAGAAGTACTGTCCTCTTACCACCTTTGCTCATCCACCTCTTGTGGTATCCTTTTTGTGACTCCCATAAACTCTCCCACTCATTCTGTCTACAGCAAGATATGATTAGGTTGGCTTGTGCTGACACCACCTTCAACAGAATGTATGGTCTAGCTTTGGTTATATTTTTATGGGGTGTAGACTCCCTAGGAATCATCATGTCCTACATCTTCATCCTACGTGCTATGCTGAGCATTGCGTCCCGGGAGGAACGCCTTAAGGCCCTCAATACATGTGCCTCCCACATCTGTGCTGTTCTCATTCTCTATGTGCCCATGATTGGGCTGTCCATGATACATCGCTTTGCCAAGCACTCCCCGCCTCTTGTTCATATCCTCATGGCCAACATTTACCTGCTAGTGCCTCCTGTGCTCAACCCCATTATCTACAGCGTCAAGACTAAGCAGATTCGTCGTAGGATTCTCCAGCTGCTTGCACCACAGAGATGTTTCTCTACCTTCAAGTAAATGTAAGAGACCAGCCAAGAACAGAAGGAGTAGAAGAAGGcagaagatgaggaaaaggaagaagaggagaattaCAGTAGAGAATTAATCtattaaaattgcttttattgTCCTAAATCTGGTgatgtggaaaatatttttttttgagatgagaGTACAAAATAAAAAGGGAGAACAAGAGAAAAGCCAGCCTGCTCCAAGTAATGCATTTCTGCAAAAATGGGCATGTATTCCCTTAATCTAACAGTTCATGAGATAATCACTCTGACCACTCTAAATAGAGATCATCAAGTGTTTGGTGACGTCACTTGAAGAGTTATGTTTGGTGGTCAATTGTTAGGGAGGTAATCAAATTTAAATGTCTGTATTAACCTTTAAGAGTTGAGACTTCCCTCCAAATTATCCTCTATTGTGTTTATACAAAgatgtttgtatattgtctcacTGATTAGActtgagcttcttgagaacagatggttcttgtttttgttttgtttt
Proteins encoded:
- the LOC140508745 gene encoding olfactory receptor 51G2-like; protein product: MANFNDSNVLSSTFYLTGIPGYEAAHCWISIPFCLLYLIGIVGNSTILHIIRTDSSLHEPMYYFLAMLSLTDMGMSLSTLPTVLRIFWFDANEMTFDACVTQMFFIHSLSLMESAVLLAMAFDRYVAICNPLRYATILTSRRIIHIGLVLLCRSTVLLPPLLIHLLWYPFCDSHKLSHSFCLQQDMIRLACADTTFNRMYGLALVIFLWGVDSLGIIMSYIFILRAMLSIASREERLKALNTCASHICAVLILYVPMIGLSMIHRFAKHSPPLVHILMANIYLLVPPVLNPIIYSVKTKQIRRRILQLLAPQRCFSTFK